From the Candidatus Aegiribacteria sp. genome, the window TGCGTGTCCCCATTTCTTTTCCGGAAACAACATACCTGTTTACAAGATTCCACAGACATATGTACAATTTATTTCACTTATTGCTATTGGGTAAGTGTACGTTGTTATGTCCGACCCTGGAGCCAGCGGGATTCTTCGCGGAGGCCGTCCAGGAGAGGCGTAGACGGTTTCCAGCCGATTGTTCTTTCCAGAAGCTCTGTTGACGCAAAGGTGTCTGGAACATCACCGGCCTGAACCGGAAGGAATTCCAGACAGGCTTTCTTCCCCACAGCCTCCTCAAGGATGGCTATAGCTTCCAGAAGAGGAAGTGTGTTACCGCCGCCAAGATTCATCACCCTGCCGTCAGTGCAGCTTTCCGAAAGCCTCAGACCCTTCACCAGATCACCAATGTATGTGAAATCCCGTGTCTGTCCTCCATCACCGAATATTCTGACTGGCTTTCCTTCGAGGATCGCCCTTATGAAAATGTTGAATGCCATATCGGGTCTCTGACGGGGACCGTATACTGTGAAAAATCGAAGTGATACACTCGGCAAACCATGATTTCTGGTGTAAAGCCTGACCATATTTTCCGCAGCCAGTTTGGTTACTCCATAAGGTGAATCAGGAATTGGAACAGTTATGTCCTCAACCATCGGCAAAGCGTCAACACGTCCGTATACCGAAGATGATGAAGCAAAGATGAAATTGCGGAGCCTTCCGAAGCGGACAGCCCATTCAAGAAGGCGCTGAGTGGCCAGGATGTTATCGGCAGTGTAGCGAAGAAATTCCTTTCCCCAGCTTTTCCTTACGCCTGCCTGGGCAGCCATATGGTATATGATGATTTCTTCATCATCAGGTATCGCTTCATCAAGTTCGAAAAATTCCGTATCCGAAAGATCCTGCTCAAGAAGTGTGAAACGGGGATTGTCAAGAGAAGAGGAAATATTCGCTCTTTTTAACTCGGGAGAGTAATAATCTCTGAAGCAGTCAAAACCGATTACACTTTCTCCTTCAGCAAGAAGACGCTCGGACAGATGGCTTCCGATGAAGCCTGCGGCTCCTGTGACGATATATTTCATCAGTTTTCACTCTCTTCAATATCCCTGAAAAACATCACCAGGGGTATGTACGTTTTATTCCACATTACGCTATTGGGTAAGTGTACGTTGTTATGTCCGACCCTAGTCGCCGCTTTCTTCTGAAATGCCCCAGCTGACCGTATTTATACCTACATGCAACAGGTACCTCAGATTATCTTTTTGTACGGCAGGAGGGAGGAATTTCCCTCCAAACGGTGCCAGGCATAGAAGTTCCTCGGGTTTCGGAAGTTCATCAACCAGAAGGTCTACGTGGGGTACCGGTACCGGATCAACCGGATATTCAACCATTCTCGACAGCAGCAGTTCTCTGAGCTGATCCCATCTCAAACCCACACAGCTGAATCCGGCTGCCATTTTGTGTCCTCCCGCATTGGTGAATACATCTCCCATACTCACGAGAAAACCGGCCATGTCCCAATCGCCGAATGAGCGGGCTTCTCCAACGAGTTTTCCACCCTCCCGCGGGGAAACTATCAGTGTTCCCCTCTGGGTTACTCTGCTTAATTTACTGGCAAGAGTTCCTCCCATGCCATCAGGAATTTTGTCCATATATACAAGTGTCATTCCATATGCGGATGCCTGGTCATCTCTGTTTTTGAGAGCCTGCGAGAATATGTCTGACAGCTGATACGCTCTATACCGGCTTTCCTTTTTCATGAGTTTCCAGATAGACCTGCAGCTTCTGTAGTCTTCATCCATCATGAAATCAAGCATGATCCCGATTCCTGAGCCCTTCCCTTTTCCAACAGTTGATGTGATCTCGTGACGGATCATGGATCCCGTCCAGGCCGACTCTCTTGCGGGCCACATCTCGGCAAGCATCTTCATGCCGCCTTTGAGCATATCGATATCGATCTTTCCGAACTCCTCAAGGAGATACCTGTTCCAGCCCAGCAGAGGTACTCTGTCTGAAACGGTTCCCAGAGCGACAGCTGTAAGAAGTCCGGGTTCGTTCTCCCACCCGGGGAAGATCGATATCAGGGCAGCGTACAGGACTCCGCAGCCGGCCAGATAAGTGGCGGGGGGACCGGTTCTCTGTGGATTGATCATTCCATGAGCATCAGGTAAAGGAGGGTTAAGCATGTGATGGTCGGTAATAACTACCCTTGCACCCTGATCCAGAGCCCACCGGACTCCGGCCACAGAAGAACATCCGTAATCAACTGTAAGGAGCAGATCACCTGACAGAAGAGACCCCTCCATCAGCCTTGGAATAAGACCATAATCATCTGTCGAACGTTCGGGCGTGATTGGAATGACTTCAAAACCCTCTCCCTCAAGAATTTTGATTCCAACGTACAGTCCTGTAATACCGTCCATGTCATCGTGTCCGTAGAGGACGATCTTTCCTTTGCGAATCCTCAGATCTTCGAGTTCACGGCGGAGAATATCAATGTCGGGAATCCCGTCCGACCATTCCGGCCTATCGGGCAGCCACTCTTTAATGGGATCTGTTGATTCGGGAAAGCGATTCCGAAGGATGGAATATGCCAGAGGTGTAACCTTACACCTGCCCCGTTGCGAGTCGGGACCTTCTTCAATGGAACGCATCAATTCTCTCCAACAACCTGAATTATATCGGTAAGACCGACCAATTTATAAATACAACAACATAGCCTTATTCCTTAAAGCTGCTTTGTCAACCTTTAATAATATCCATTAGGAATTCACTACCTGAACTGGAATTGCTAATTACCTCCGTTGAATACTATAAGCTGTCCAGTACTCCTCGAAGGATACCTGCCAATCTGCGTATATCAATCGGTGCTTTTACCTGGCTTATTTTTGTCTATTACCATAATGCGCCTTTAAACATTACTTTTCCGATCCTGGACTACACTTATGCAGTTCAACGAATAATTTTCCAATTCGCTCCTGTCATATACTCCTGACAGCTTTGAGCCCTCTGCTTGAATGAATAACTCTCATTTTTCAGCCATGCCTGAACAGCCAGCACTTGAAACCTCTCGGATATATTCGTAAACTCAGGGTATGAAGAATAAATCAGTTCTTTGCACTTTTGTAACCGTGTTCCTTCTGCTGCTCTCCGCATACTCCGCTGAAGCGGCCTTTGAACCCGTTTCGGAATCTCCATGGCTTCAGGGCGGAATAGCCTCCAGCCTTTTCCCCACAACACCGCTGGTCATAATGGTCAACCCGGCCTGTCTCGGGCTTCTTGAAGGACACGGAGTCGCGGCTTCAGCATCACGTCCTTTTGGATTGCGCGGTCTTGACCGAACGGCAATAGCAGGGGACTGGATGTTCAATAGATTCGCTGTGGGCGCTGCCCTCTCTCTGTCTGGAGATGAAAGCTATACCGAGGGAACCGCTGTCACCGCGGCTGCTTATCGAATCATGAACGGTGTCATTCTCGGAGCGGATATTTCTATCAGAAATCTGCAGATAAGCGGTTACGGCAGGGCAACAGGAGTCTCAGCGGACATCGGCGCGGTCTGGTCTCCCACTTCCGGTATTTACTCAACAGCGGTTTTCCGAAGTATTATTCGAAGTGATCTTGGCGATTCCGGCGATCCGTCCTCTCCCCGATCACTTGAGCTCGGTCTCGGTGTTGTCCCTGTAGACAGAGTGTCCCTGGCCATAGGAGCCGGCAGGCAGGAAGGGCTCGATACCGAATTCAGTTTTCATACCGCATTCTCCCCGGCGTCCAGTATCAGTCTCGGGGCGGGAATGATTACGAATCCCGCGCGATTCTGGGCTGCCCTTTCCATTTCTGTGTCTCTTATCAACGTTGAATACGGTTACGGAGAGCATTCAACTCTTCCCGGAACCCATTCAGTTGCTCTGTGCTGGGGCCATTGCGCGTCAGACCCACCCGCACTGAGCTTTTCTGACAGCGAGGAGGAAGCAGAGGCTTCCACTCCTGAATTCCCCCTGAATGTCAACACGGCTGCCGAGGAGGATCTTTTACTGATTCCAGGGATAGGACCGGGCCGGGCTTCAGCGATAGCCGCATGGATGCGGCAGAACGGACCTGTCTCTTCAATAGATGAGCTTGATGATATTCCCGGCGTAGGGCCTTCACTCATGGAAGTATTTAGAGAGTTTCTGGTAGCTGAATGAAGATAACCGTAGTACTTATTCCGCTCATTATTCTGTACAGTACTGTTTCCGCTTTCGAAGGGAATGTCAGAATCCGGCTTCATCGAAGGTTCCCGGCGTGCCGCGGAACCATTGAGAATCACTACGCAGGCGACGAGTTCGGCTTTTATGACAGATTCAGATTCCGCAGCGGCACAATGCGCTTCTCACTTCTTCTTGACAAGGCCCGAGGCGAGGAATGGGTTGATATCATTTCCGGAGGTGTCATGTGGACTCCTCCGAACGGTAACTTTCAGTCCGTCTCGGCCGGATGGCTCAAGGTTGATCTGGGAAGCGGGATGGTTATTTCATATCCAGGCAGCTGGTCCGACCTGAATGAACTCGCTCTATACAAACCTCCGGGCATAAGAAATCGTATAGAACCCGCCACATCCGCGTGGGGCTGCAGAGGCGACCCGCTGATCGGAGCCGGAGCCTTAGCCCGGTTCGGAGATCTCGATGTGTCATTTCTCGCGGCTTATTCCCTACTGGACTCCATCGGTGACGGACACCACAGAACGGTATCCGAGATCGCCGGAAAAGCCGCCATCCATGAAACCCTCGGAGCAATTCGGGTTGGAGGTGAGGAATGGGGGGTGACACTTGCCGGGGCTACCGAGCTTGACAGTGACGACCGGTACTGGGTCCGCATGGGAACCGACTGGGATCTTGATTTCAGCACTTTCACATTCACGGGTGAAACAGCCGCTGGAGTAGATTCCGGAGGAGTATCAGTCGCGTTCTGGGCAGCTCCATCACAGAATTTCGGTGACTTCAGACACATGCTCATGCTGCTGCGGAATCCGTCGGATTTCCCTGATGCCAGGACATCAGCCCCTATAGGCCGCGAATGTGATATCGGCTTCTGTTACGGGTTCAGGTGGAATGTTTTTTCAAGAACAGCTCTGAAAGCAGGCGCTGCAACATATTTCAATGACGATGAGCATCTGCTTCGCGGTTCGGCTGAGGTTCAATACAGATTCCCATGGAGCATGGAAGCTTCTGCTGGTGTGCGGACAAGAACAGAAACCGCGGAATCAGGCTGGAGAGCCTGGACAGGCAATAGCTGGCAGCCTCTTGAAAAACTCAATATCAGGACAAAACTCTCGGTCACCGGATGGACCTCCGACGAAGATTCCACTGAAAACGGAACCGGAATCGAACTCAGAATTCGATACTTTCCAGTCAGCCTGCTGTCACTCGGTCTTGGCGGAGCCGCTTTTGCAACCGATGGATATAACTCCAGGATATACGCGGCAGAAGCTTTCTTCCCCGGTGAGTTCGGCTCCACTGCGCTATGGGACAGGGGCTTCATGTTCCATATGAGCATTTCCGCTGAAATCAGTGAAGATCTCTTCCTGAGGGCAAGGTTCCTGAGAAAGATCATCGAGAACGCGGCTGTTCTGGGCTCCGGCTGGGAAGAAACCGAAGGTGACTCCAGAACTGAATTCGGTTTTCAGCTTGACTGCGCGTTTCAGTAGCACGCATATTTCATCAACATTCAAAGAGGTGAATAGCTTTGAGACCATCCTGGGACGAATACTTTCTGAAACTTGCGATGCTTGCTTCCGAACGCGCCACATGCCCTAGAATGCACTGCGGCTGTGTGCTGGTGAAGGACAGGTATGTGCTTTCAACGGGCTACAACGGTTCTCTTCCCGGACTGGAACACTGCGATGACGTCGGATGCCTTATTGTCGATAACCACTGCGTCAGAACAAATCATGCCGAAATGAACGCGATTGCCCAGGCCGCAAGGCACGGCGTTCCACTGAACGGCGCCACCGCTTACGTAACGAATATGCCTTGCACCACCTGCGCGAAAGCTCTGCTCGCTGCCGGTATTTTAAGGGTTGTTATCTTCTCCGACTATCGCGGTTCGCTTGCCGAAAAGTTCCTCGATGAATCAGGTGTTCCGATTGACCGGCTGCCGATGCCCGAACTGGAAATAGACTACGATCTCGAAGGATACTCATCCGCGAAGAAGTTCGAAAGCTGACCATTCAGATTCGCTCATCTTTCCTGACTGTTCTGGACCAGTCACAGTTACCACTGGATACTGCAGTGCCGGACTGTCAATAAGGCTGAATATCTCCAATAATGATGACTGGATCTGGTGACCGTTATCGTAAACTTAACTGAAATGTAATTTTTTTACAGTATAGAATAAGATATTCCGAAATTTGGACTTTCTTACAGTATAGGATAAGTTTATATCCATAGTAACCAAAACATTCATCGAATCTTATGTTGTATCAGCCACCTCCTTTTCCTTGTTGACATGATTTATCTTACAGTATAGAATAAGATATTCAAAAGGTGGTGACATTCTTGCATTATAGAAGAAGTTTGTATCTTGACAGAATCAGACCATTCATCGGATCTCCTGTTATAAAGGTCATAACAGGTATGCGCAGGGTTGGGAAAAGCGTCTTTCTGGGTCAGGTTGCCGATCTGGTGAGATTGATCTCTCCGGGAACGAAAATTCTCTCAGTCAATATGGAACTGATGGAAAACTGGCAATATCGGGATGGCATTCTGCTTCACAGAATGATTACTGATCAGGGAACCGATATGGCTTTGTTCCTTGATGAGGTACAGGACATCAGAGGCTGGGAGGAAATCGTCTCTTCTCTACTCGCCAGAGGCGGAGTTGATCTCTACATTACAGGATCAAATGCACAGATGCTTTCATCGGAACTGGCAACGAAGATTGCGGGAAGATATGTAGAATTTCAGATATATCCGCTTGGTCTCTCGGAGTTCATTGAATTCCGTGGGGATGATGCCGTCTCACTGGATGAGGA encodes:
- a CDS encoding helix-hairpin-helix domain-containing protein, which gives rise to MKNKSVLCTFVTVFLLLLSAYSAEAAFEPVSESPWLQGGIASSLFPTTPLVIMVNPACLGLLEGHGVAASASRPFGLRGLDRTAIAGDWMFNRFAVGAALSLSGDESYTEGTAVTAAAYRIMNGVILGADISIRNLQISGYGRATGVSADIGAVWSPTSGIYSTAVFRSIIRSDLGDSGDPSSPRSLELGLGVVPVDRVSLAIGAGRQEGLDTEFSFHTAFSPASSISLGAGMITNPARFWAALSISVSLINVEYGYGEHSTLPGTHSVALCWGHCASDPPALSFSDSEEEAEASTPEFPLNVNTAAEEDLLLIPGIGPGRASAIAAWMRQNGPVSSIDELDDIPGVGPSLMEVFREFLVAE
- a CDS encoding NAD-dependent epimerase/dehydratase family protein; its protein translation is MKYIVTGAAGFIGSHLSERLLAEGESVIGFDCFRDYYSPELKRANISSSLDNPRFTLLEQDLSDTEFFELDEAIPDDEEIIIYHMAAQAGVRKSWGKEFLRYTADNILATQRLLEWAVRFGRLRNFIFASSSSVYGRVDALPMVEDITVPIPDSPYGVTKLAAENMVRLYTRNHGLPSVSLRFFTVYGPRQRPDMAFNIFIRAILEGKPVRIFGDGGQTRDFTYIGDLVKGLRLSESCTDGRVMNLGGGNTLPLLEAIAILEEAVGKKACLEFLPVQAGDVPDTFASTELLERTIGWKPSTPLLDGLREESRWLQGRT
- a CDS encoding cytidine/deoxycytidylate deaminase family protein; the protein is MLASERATCPRMHCGCVLVKDRYVLSTGYNGSLPGLEHCDDVGCLIVDNHCVRTNHAEMNAIAQAARHGVPLNGATAYVTNMPCTTCAKALLAAGILRVVIFSDYRGSLAEKFLDESGVPIDRLPMPELEIDYDLEGYSSAKKFES
- a CDS encoding DHH family phosphoesterase, coding for MRSIEEGPDSQRGRCKVTPLAYSILRNRFPESTDPIKEWLPDRPEWSDGIPDIDILRRELEDLRIRKGKIVLYGHDDMDGITGLYVGIKILEGEGFEVIPITPERSTDDYGLIPRLMEGSLLSGDLLLTVDYGCSSVAGVRWALDQGARVVITDHHMLNPPLPDAHGMINPQRTGPPATYLAGCGVLYAALISIFPGWENEPGLLTAVALGTVSDRVPLLGWNRYLLEEFGKIDIDMLKGGMKMLAEMWPARESAWTGSMIRHEITSTVGKGKGSGIGIMLDFMMDEDYRSCRSIWKLMKKESRYRAYQLSDIFSQALKNRDDQASAYGMTLVYMDKIPDGMGGTLASKLSRVTQRGTLIVSPREGGKLVGEARSFGDWDMAGFLVSMGDVFTNAGGHKMAAGFSCVGLRWDQLRELLLSRMVEYPVDPVPVPHVDLLVDELPKPEELLCLAPFGGKFLPPAVQKDNLRYLLHVGINTVSWGISEESGD